The following proteins are co-located in the Anomalospiza imberbis isolate Cuckoo-Finch-1a 21T00152 chromosome Z, ASM3175350v1, whole genome shotgun sequence genome:
- the LOC137464422 gene encoding serine/threonine-protein kinase PAK 3-like: MNENKNPVIVTYLESYLVNADVLVVLEYMDGGSLAAVVRMKRMAVGHIATVCRECLQIMAFLHANQVILRDIKSDNILLGRDGSVKLANFGLCAVLSPEQSKWRLMVGTTCWMAPKVVRSEPYGPKADTWSLGIMGIEIAKGEAPYIRETRVRANYLIGTQGVLHLHKLRLPSGLRKFLGCCLQMDVDRRGSAKELLQHPFLQSAEPLLSLF; encoded by the exons ATGAATGAAAATAAGAACCCCGTTATTGTCACCTACCTAGAAAG CTACCTTGTGAATGCAGATGTCCTGGTGGTGTTGGAGTATATGGACGGAGGCTCCTTAGCTGCTGTGGTCAGGATGAAAAGGATGGCTGTAGGACACATAGCAACAGTGTGTCGGGAG tgcctgcaAATCATGGCTTTCCTTCATGCCAACCAGGTGATCCTCAGAGACATCAAAAGTGACAACATccttctgggcagggatggctccGTCAAGCTGG ctaattttggcctctgtgctgtgctcagccctgagcagagtAAATGGAGGTTGATGGTCGGGACCACTTGCTGGATGGCACCCAAGGTGGTGAGAAGTGAGCCATACGGTCCCAAAGCGGACACCTGGTCCCTTGGCATCATGGGAATAGAAATAGCCAAAGGAGAGGCTCCTTATATTCGGGAAACCAGGGTCAGG GCTAACTACCTGATAGGCACGCAAGGGGTACTGCATCTGCACAAGCTCAGGCTGCCCTCTGGCTTGCGTAAATTTctgggctgctgcctgcagatGGATGTGGACAGGCGAGGCTCTGCCAAGGAACTTCTGCAG CATCCATTTCTCCAGTCAGCGGAGCCTCTCTTAAGCCTCTTCTGA